Below is a window of Synechococcales cyanobacterium T60_A2020_003 DNA.
GGGGCGATCGCCAAAGTCGATGCATTTACCACTCCCCTAAGCCACGGTATCCGCCACTGCGTCTACATCGAGAAAGTAGCGCTCACCCCTGCAGACTTTCCGCGAGATGTCGGCATTCCCGCCAAGCATCCCCTATAGCGTTTCAAATTTCCTAAATCATCCATAAAAAACAGAGCCTCTAAATAAAGTAGAGACTCTGTAAGCCTTTTTCTAATCAGAATTGAACAGCTAGAAACTGTCCCAATCCACAAGAAATTATAGTGCGTTACCGCGAGGCAGTACTTCCTCAGGGAATACAAACTTCTCGTGGGGCTGGTCTTGGGGAGCCATCCATGCCC
It encodes the following:
- a CDS encoding photosystem II protein D2; this translates as AWMAPQDQPHEKFVFPEEVLPRGNAL